A single genomic interval of Spirosoma taeanense harbors:
- a CDS encoding pyridoxal phosphate-dependent decarboxylase family protein — translation MNTPLTAAYSPAAFRQQAHALVDLLADHLERAQSGTNPVLDYTEPDEQLAYWQTDFEKPVNADPLPLLTDMIQRSIHLHNPRFMGHQVAPPLPLTALTGLLTGLLNQGMAVYEMGMTANALERIVTQWLATKLGLGSDAGGLLTSGGTLANLTALLTARAIFAPTDVWEHGTTDRLAILVSEEAHYCVDRAARIMGLGTDGIIKIPTNERFQMQTDLLETYLERAKTQGLTVFAVVGSACSTSTGSYDDLSAIADFCEQHKLWFHADGAHGGAAVLSDTYRPLVQGIERADSVVVDFHKMMMVPALVTAVLYRRDADSFRTFQQKAQYLWADADAKDWFNSGKRAFECTKLMMSAKVYTVLRTYGEAIFTENVETLYDLARWFAQAVSSRPSFTLAVAPESNIVCFRYIGDGSQSNQLDAINTQIRRQLLKDGQFFIVQTSLRGQVYLRVSLMNPLTTTEHLTALVNEIERIGADLTNLSNSDSATYSA, via the coding sequence ATGAATACTCCTCTGACAGCCGCCTATTCACCTGCGGCATTCCGGCAACAGGCCCATGCCTTAGTTGACCTGTTGGCCGATCATCTGGAACGAGCCCAGTCTGGCACGAACCCCGTTCTAGACTACACTGAACCCGACGAGCAACTGGCCTATTGGCAGACGGATTTCGAGAAACCTGTCAACGCTGATCCGCTGCCGTTGCTGACCGATATGATTCAGCGCTCGATTCATCTGCATAACCCCCGGTTCATGGGCCACCAGGTTGCGCCCCCGCTGCCCCTGACCGCTCTGACGGGTTTGCTGACAGGTCTGCTTAATCAGGGTATGGCCGTGTATGAAATGGGAATGACGGCCAACGCGCTTGAACGGATCGTAACGCAATGGCTAGCGACTAAGCTCGGTCTGGGGTCCGACGCGGGCGGATTGCTGACGTCGGGTGGTACATTGGCGAACCTGACAGCGCTCCTGACGGCGCGGGCTATATTTGCCCCGACGGACGTATGGGAACATGGAACAACGGACCGTCTGGCCATCCTGGTTTCGGAGGAAGCGCATTACTGCGTAGACCGGGCCGCCCGGATTATGGGACTCGGTACCGATGGCATTATCAAAATTCCCACCAACGAGCGGTTCCAGATGCAGACTGACCTGCTTGAGACCTATCTGGAACGGGCTAAAACGCAGGGCCTGACGGTATTTGCGGTTGTTGGCAGTGCCTGCTCAACGTCAACTGGCTCCTACGACGACCTGTCTGCCATTGCTGATTTTTGCGAACAACATAAGCTGTGGTTCCATGCTGATGGTGCGCACGGGGGCGCTGCGGTTTTGTCGGATACCTACCGACCACTCGTACAGGGCATTGAACGGGCCGATTCAGTTGTGGTGGATTTTCACAAAATGATGATGGTTCCGGCCCTGGTGACGGCCGTGCTGTATCGACGCGATGCCGATTCGTTCCGAACGTTCCAGCAGAAGGCGCAGTACCTTTGGGCCGATGCCGACGCGAAAGACTGGTTCAACTCCGGCAAGCGGGCGTTTGAATGCACCAAACTAATGATGAGCGCAAAGGTCTATACCGTGCTACGAACCTACGGCGAAGCGATTTTCACGGAGAACGTAGAAACGCTTTATGATCTGGCGCGTTGGTTTGCTCAGGCCGTTAGCAGTCGACCTAGTTTTACGCTGGCTGTTGCGCCCGAGAGCAACATCGTCTGTTTCCGGTATATAGGCGACGGTAGTCAGTCCAATCAACTCGACGCAATTAATACGCAGATTCGCAGGCAACTTCTGAAAGACGGTCAGTTTTTCATTGTGCAGACCAGCCTGCGCGGGCAGGTGTATCTGCGCGTATCGCTGATGAACCCGCTTACGACGACCGAACACCTAACGGCATTGGTGAATGAAATCGAACGGATAGGCGCTGATTTGACCAATCTCTCTAATTCGGATAGTGCAACGTATTCAGCTTAA
- the meaB gene encoding methylmalonyl Co-A mutase-associated GTPase MeaB yields MRHRFPPDHYANGILTGDRLTLSRAITLVESTRADDQQLAQQVLEQVLPKTGKSIRIGITGVPGVGKSTFIEAFGTYLTGLGHQLAVLAVDPTSQRSGGSLLGDKTRMETLSMNLNAYIRPSPAGDSLGGVGHRTRETMLLCEAAGFDVILIETVGVGQSETVVHGMVDFFLLLMLAGAGDELQGMKRGIMELADALLITKADGDNRAAASRARVEYQNALHLFPPTGSGWFPPVLTGSALTGEGVADLWQILQQHQQLTMQNGHRLQRRQEQQLTWFRSLLRQRLEGQFYNQPGMRERLTILEAQVRAGTLLPGPAVQTLLATSPATDRSQFE; encoded by the coding sequence ATGCGCCACCGATTTCCGCCCGACCATTACGCCAACGGTATTCTGACTGGCGACCGACTTACGTTGAGCAGGGCCATTACCCTCGTTGAAAGCACACGGGCCGACGATCAGCAGCTCGCGCAGCAGGTGCTGGAACAGGTGCTGCCGAAAACCGGAAAAAGTATTCGGATTGGTATTACGGGCGTACCGGGCGTGGGCAAAAGCACCTTCATTGAAGCCTTTGGCACTTACCTGACAGGACTGGGACATCAGTTGGCGGTGCTGGCCGTCGATCCCACCAGCCAGCGTTCGGGCGGCAGCCTGCTGGGCGACAAAACCCGTATGGAAACGCTCTCTATGAACCTAAACGCTTATATCCGTCCGTCACCGGCGGGCGATTCGCTGGGGGGCGTAGGGCACCGCACGCGCGAGACCATGCTGCTCTGCGAGGCCGCCGGTTTCGACGTAATCTTGATTGAAACGGTAGGCGTAGGTCAGTCCGAAACGGTCGTTCACGGGATGGTCGATTTCTTCCTGCTGCTGATGCTGGCCGGGGCCGGCGATGAGTTACAGGGTATGAAACGCGGCATTATGGAACTGGCCGACGCCTTACTAATTACGAAAGCTGACGGCGACAATCGGGCAGCCGCCAGCCGCGCGCGTGTCGAGTATCAGAATGCGCTGCACTTGTTTCCGCCAACGGGCAGTGGCTGGTTTCCGCCCGTGCTGACCGGGTCGGCGCTGACCGGTGAGGGTGTAGCCGACCTGTGGCAAATCCTTCAGCAGCATCAGCAGCTAACTATGCAGAATGGCCATCGTCTACAGCGACGGCAGGAGCAGCAATTGACCTGGTTTCGATCTCTGCTGCGGCAACGGCTGGAAGGGCAATTCTATAATCAGCCGGGAATGCGTGAGCGGCTTACCATCCTGGAAGCGCAGGTCCGGGCCGGAACGCTATTGCCGGGCCCTGCCGTCCAAACGCTGCTAGCAACATCGCCTGCGACAGACAGAAGCCAGTTTGAATGA
- a CDS encoding ArnT family glycosyltransferase, producing the protein MSFSFVAHRQWARSLTGWPALTTALLLIALFSHLGYLPLDTRSDEPRRALVALEMMLSGDYVTPTLNGERYFNKPPLYNWIIIASYRLFGNYSSFALRFPMAISLLLFGLTIFGVVRRYMPVPRERAFLVAFVAAMMVLTNGRVLLYDTLLGLIDITFSWLTYSAMMLVFHFDRRRNYWALFLTTYCLTALGFLMKGLPSVVFQGLTLTSWFLYTRQFRRLGHPAHFAGIGLFLLLTGSYYVAYFTRNHIPFTDVAAVLFDESAKRTVVKFGIVETLLHLLTFPFEFLYHFAPYTLLLVLLFRKGLVRTLRAEPFVAFNALVFIVNVLIYWSSPQVYARYLIGLLAPLFTLLAYLYYEQTNKNDRARWWVEQIWLGMALIVTVGCWVALWLPQTRPITGLVWKTALTFTLLSFNTYWLWRAVDNRLGRMLLVMVSVRIGMNLLVLPGRLASREYYKAESERIARRSLGKPLYAYRQTVGSTGATDVNSFHIAALRNEILRKTDQKRPDAYYIADSLDLAGQRYVVIDTLRLFDRHPASLVRFP; encoded by the coding sequence GTGTCTTTTTCCTTTGTCGCGCATCGCCAATGGGCACGCTCCTTGACCGGCTGGCCCGCTCTGACGACGGCCCTGCTCTTAATTGCTTTGTTCTCGCACCTTGGCTATTTACCGCTGGATACCCGCTCCGACGAACCTCGCCGGGCCCTGGTAGCGCTCGAGATGATGTTGTCGGGCGATTACGTTACCCCAACGCTAAACGGTGAGCGTTATTTTAACAAACCTCCGCTCTATAACTGGATCATTATAGCATCGTACCGGCTGTTTGGCAATTACTCCTCGTTTGCGTTGCGGTTTCCGATGGCGATTTCGCTGCTGCTGTTTGGGCTGACCATCTTTGGGGTAGTTCGGCGTTATATGCCGGTGCCGCGTGAACGGGCATTTCTGGTGGCGTTCGTGGCGGCTATGATGGTGCTCACCAATGGTCGGGTTCTGCTGTATGATACGTTGCTCGGGCTGATTGACATTACGTTTTCCTGGCTAACGTATTCGGCCATGATGCTGGTCTTTCACTTCGACCGGCGCCGGAATTACTGGGCGCTTTTCCTGACTACGTATTGCCTGACCGCGCTTGGGTTTCTGATGAAGGGCCTGCCGTCGGTAGTGTTTCAGGGTTTGACGCTGACCAGTTGGTTTCTTTATACACGCCAGTTCCGGCGGTTAGGACACCCAGCCCATTTTGCGGGAATAGGTTTGTTTCTGCTCCTTACGGGCAGTTATTACGTGGCTTACTTCACCCGCAATCATATTCCATTTACCGACGTTGCGGCTGTGCTGTTCGATGAAAGCGCAAAACGCACAGTCGTCAAATTCGGCATCGTTGAGACGCTGCTGCACCTGCTGACGTTTCCGTTTGAGTTCCTCTACCATTTCGCCCCGTACACGCTATTGCTGGTTCTGCTTTTTCGGAAGGGATTAGTCAGAACGCTACGCGCCGAACCATTTGTAGCGTTCAATGCGCTTGTATTTATTGTGAATGTGCTGATCTACTGGTCGTCTCCGCAGGTCTATGCCCGTTACCTGATTGGGTTATTAGCGCCCCTGTTTACGTTGCTGGCTTATCTGTATTACGAGCAGACGAATAAAAATGATCGTGCGCGTTGGTGGGTAGAGCAGATCTGGCTGGGCATGGCTCTGATTGTAACGGTAGGGTGTTGGGTGGCGCTATGGCTTCCTCAGACGCGTCCAATTACCGGCCTCGTCTGGAAAACCGCGTTAACCTTTACGTTGCTCAGCTTCAATACGTACTGGCTGTGGCGGGCAGTAGACAACCGGCTCGGACGAATGTTGCTGGTGATGGTATCGGTGCGTATTGGCATGAACCTGCTGGTGTTGCCCGGTCGATTGGCATCGCGCGAATACTACAAAGCCGAATCCGAACGCATAGCCCGTCGATCACTGGGGAAACCGCTGTATGCATATCGGCAGACAGTTGGCAGTACAGGCGCAACGGATGTCAACTCCTTTCATATTGCCGCTCTGCGCAACGAGATTTTACGTAAAACAGATCAGAAGAGGCCGGATGCCTATTATATCGCCGACTCCCTGGATCTGGCTGGGCAACGATACGTTGTGATTGATACGCTTCGCCTGTTCGACCGGCATCCTGCATCCCTGGTTCGCTTTCCCTAA
- a CDS encoding T9SS type A sorting domain-containing protein → MKKALPLLLSTLLTIPLWGQTINDVHVVNATTKIAVVCAGGTFDVAFEVNNFKCPGTVFTIELVKPGGSGPVVVASTTITDPPVNNVVSLTMPTDAAEMSLYQAKVYSTRPGNCSRDPLRATGNTVDIRVRSSTAQVGYLLPPYNGAPKAGPLNICVGQQFQLFASPNDAGINYTWTGLESGFDPLTNIDPNADRIQTTARTAGNYTATATPSFPTSRGCMVTPGTIAINVSGAAAKPTITASRPTVCEGGSTTLSLTNSCPGTVTWNNGSGDIGTGNSITVSPTATTNYTAKCTTTGNCGGSQTSDPLTVNVTSIVIDMIAVGVTPSSPTSGPRTGDIKLNLSNGDVLTYPAPRMWTALIMPNCPGSESVQMQLNGPGLSFSTVENYEPYALFFNQGTSTFYTINDPDRGIGPAYNNGWPTGNYTLTVTPRDQDGSQSGTLPKDRTPQGNALGTKTVNFTINDPGGSSRVGSFVTENVRVHAYPNPTIDRLSVDIKAGVRQSVSVLLTDLQGRSVYQNTVTTSEDTHHEDINIYKQPSGIYLLKVVTPERVEMLKVIKPSN, encoded by the coding sequence ATGAAGAAAGCATTACCTTTATTACTTTCAACGTTATTAACAATCCCTCTATGGGGTCAAACAATTAATGACGTTCATGTTGTCAACGCGACAACAAAAATCGCCGTCGTCTGCGCAGGCGGAACGTTTGACGTTGCCTTTGAGGTGAACAACTTCAAATGTCCCGGTACTGTATTTACGATTGAGTTGGTTAAGCCCGGTGGCAGCGGGCCGGTAGTTGTAGCCTCTACAACTATTACAGACCCTCCTGTTAATAACGTTGTTTCGCTGACGATGCCAACGGATGCGGCTGAGATGTCGTTGTATCAGGCGAAAGTGTACAGCACCCGTCCTGGTAACTGCAGCAGAGATCCTCTCCGGGCTACGGGTAACACAGTCGATATTCGCGTACGCTCAAGCACCGCTCAGGTCGGCTACCTGCTGCCTCCCTACAACGGAGCGCCCAAAGCCGGACCTTTAAATATCTGCGTAGGTCAGCAGTTCCAACTGTTCGCTTCTCCGAACGATGCCGGTATCAACTATACCTGGACAGGACTGGAAAGCGGCTTTGATCCACTGACCAATATTGACCCGAACGCCGATCGTATCCAGACCACGGCGCGTACTGCCGGCAATTATACAGCAACGGCAACGCCGAGTTTTCCTACCTCGCGCGGCTGTATGGTTACCCCAGGAACCATTGCAATCAATGTTAGTGGCGCAGCAGCGAAGCCAACGATCACAGCTTCACGCCCTACCGTCTGCGAAGGTGGTTCAACCACACTGTCTCTCACCAACAGCTGCCCCGGTACGGTTACCTGGAATAATGGCTCGGGCGATATTGGCACAGGTAACAGCATAACGGTTAGCCCAACGGCTACGACGAATTATACGGCGAAGTGCACGACGACTGGTAACTGCGGTGGCTCACAGACATCGGATCCGCTGACGGTCAACGTAACCAGCATTGTTATCGACATGATTGCTGTTGGCGTTACGCCCAGCAGCCCGACCTCGGGTCCCCGCACGGGTGATATTAAGCTGAACCTGTCGAACGGTGATGTGCTGACGTACCCGGCACCCCGGATGTGGACGGCATTGATCATGCCAAACTGCCCCGGCTCGGAGTCGGTACAAATGCAGTTGAATGGCCCCGGCCTGAGCTTCAGCACGGTAGAAAACTATGAGCCTTACGCGTTGTTCTTCAACCAGGGTACCAGCACATTCTACACGATCAACGACCCGGATCGGGGTATTGGTCCAGCTTACAACAACGGCTGGCCAACTGGTAATTACACCTTAACGGTTACTCCCCGGGATCAGGATGGTTCGCAGTCGGGTACCTTACCAAAAGATCGGACTCCGCAAGGAAACGCACTGGGTACCAAAACGGTGAACTTTACCATCAACGATCCGGGCGGCAGTTCGCGTGTTGGTTCGTTCGTTACGGAGAATGTTCGCGTTCATGCTTACCCGAACCCAACCATCGATCGCCTGAGTGTTGATATCAAAGCGGGTGTACGCCAGTCCGTATCGGTTCTGCTGACCGACCTGCAGGGCCGCTCAGTCTACCAGAATACGGTAACGACGAGCGAGGATACGCACCACGAGGATATCAACATCTATAAGCAACCTTCGGGTATCTACCTGCTGAAGGTTGTAACGCCAGAGCGCGTTGAGATGCTGAAGGTCATTAAGCCAAGCAATTAA
- a CDS encoding SusD/RagB family nutrient-binding outer membrane lipoprotein: MKLKVAFLLAALTLANSACKEDFFDINTNPNTLPTATPNYVFTNAQNTTTQNLLGINELGSYWAGQWTQSNGYIISTTQFGYNFTNGDFNYWDGYYDNLYDYQYVIDNADANNQKFLKGPAKVMKAMIYQQLVDMYGNLPYTEALKANAVLAPKFDDQKAVYESLITLLDEAITDIKANAFTGTLGSSDIMFGGNTTKWAQFANSVKMRILMRQARVAGRESYIRTEINKIVTGGAGFITGEDVAVGGPNFYVATAGKINPIYDRWGYSETGARRALNNFPRVTQFLVNSLKASGDTLRLKRIAYAVGNENQSNPGVSTAREVAANYVGTPFGASSGYLPGNTSALGPSLLIRGQFNRPFIIMTAAEVQLNLAEAKQRFPDVTLPGTAKSYFEEGIKQSFRALGANPAGADVYKGSKVNNYDWDASTDKLAAIAIQKWLAYANLSGFEAWSEYRKTGLPVTPQSVQVTDARRPVRLFYPNTEAGSNTANVTGQGTIDVFTSRLFWDVD, encoded by the coding sequence ATGAAACTAAAAGTAGCTTTTTTGTTAGCCGCTCTAACGCTGGCCAATAGTGCCTGTAAGGAGGACTTTTTTGATATAAACACCAACCCGAACACGCTGCCGACGGCCACGCCTAACTACGTGTTTACCAATGCCCAGAACACGACGACGCAGAACCTGCTGGGTATTAATGAACTGGGTTCGTACTGGGCGGGTCAGTGGACGCAATCGAACGGGTACATCATCAGCACGACGCAGTTCGGCTATAACTTTACCAACGGTGATTTCAACTATTGGGATGGTTATTACGATAATCTTTATGACTATCAGTACGTAATCGACAATGCTGATGCCAACAATCAGAAGTTTCTGAAAGGTCCGGCTAAGGTGATGAAAGCCATGATTTATCAGCAGTTGGTGGATATGTACGGTAACCTTCCCTATACGGAAGCGCTGAAAGCAAACGCTGTACTGGCCCCAAAGTTCGATGACCAGAAGGCTGTGTACGAATCACTGATTACGCTGCTGGACGAAGCCATTACGGATATCAAAGCCAATGCCTTTACGGGTACCCTCGGCTCGTCGGATATTATGTTTGGTGGTAACACGACTAAATGGGCGCAGTTTGCCAACTCGGTAAAAATGCGGATTCTGATGCGGCAGGCCCGCGTGGCGGGTCGGGAGTCGTATATCAGGACCGAGATCAACAAGATCGTAACGGGTGGCGCTGGTTTCATTACCGGCGAAGACGTTGCCGTTGGAGGACCGAACTTCTATGTAGCCACTGCCGGTAAAATCAACCCAATCTATGACCGTTGGGGCTACAGCGAAACAGGTGCCCGTCGGGCCTTGAATAATTTTCCGCGCGTTACCCAGTTCCTGGTCAACAGCTTGAAAGCATCGGGCGACACGCTCCGGTTAAAGCGCATTGCTTATGCCGTTGGGAATGAAAACCAGTCAAATCCGGGTGTCAGCACGGCTCGTGAAGTAGCGGCTAATTACGTCGGTACGCCATTCGGAGCTTCGTCGGGCTATCTGCCTGGTAATACCAGCGCCCTTGGTCCGAGCCTGCTGATACGGGGGCAGTTTAACCGGCCGTTTATTATCATGACGGCGGCTGAAGTGCAGTTGAACCTGGCCGAAGCCAAACAGCGCTTTCCGGACGTTACGCTGCCGGGCACAGCCAAGTCATACTTCGAAGAAGGTATCAAGCAATCGTTCCGGGCGCTGGGCGCTAACCCGGCCGGTGCCGATGTTTACAAAGGCAGCAAAGTTAATAACTATGATTGGGACGCTTCAACCGATAAGCTGGCGGCTATTGCCATCCAGAAGTGGCTGGCATATGCTAATCTGAGCGGCTTTGAAGCCTGGTCGGAGTATCGGAAAACAGGCTTGCCGGTGACGCCCCAAAGTGTTCAGGTGACCGACGCCCGGCGTCCTGTACGCCTATTCTACCCGAATACGGAAGCCGGATCAAACACCGCTAATGTAACCGGCCAGGGCACCATTGATGTATTTACCAGCCGACTGTTCTGGGACGTTGACTAA
- a CDS encoding SusC/RagA family TonB-linked outer membrane protein, with the protein MRKFLLTQFLLCLFAIPLLAQDRAISGKITSSEDGSALPGVSIVVKGTTQGTTTSADGTYSINVAKGAVLQISFIGFRSESVKIENQTTVSLALKPDASQLQEIVVTAQGIRKSQRELGYAVSKVETGDVTVGRSPQLAQALSGKVTGLAVYNVNNSVDPSVKVVLRGYRSLTGNNEALVVLDGMQTTSTILATINPNDIESVSILKGGQAATLYGSAGINGAILITTKKGTKGKLRVSYSNSTNIEQVSFLPQFQDKFGSGSHYYPAFGSAGYSNDPLVRMQGNWRSYENQQFGDPFDGSQRIMGRTAEDGSQLIVPYAAIKNGRRKAFNTGVSMNNQINFQGGDETSSFYLSLENQKIAGIVPHDKSERTGARLSGTKEYGKLTASFNAAYIQAAYDRTTSDFYNDVINQPANLPLSDLRDWQTDPLANPNGFYNDYYNNPYFNADNNRAKYKDANLNGNINLNLRATPWLTFTERLGVMNNSRTGKNTTGKFTYTDWAKTKSFIPEPFFREGDGTGIYRAISDVLGAVLDYSGTENVVNNEFLIQADKTFGAFQNKLILGNSVYQRTTKGIAVGSSSIVVPDVYNVANRQGELTGGENNTLERRVGYYADLSSNYKNWLILNGSFRYDQTSRFYKSTRPTNSWSYPYYGAAVSFIATDALPIKSSFLNYAKIRANYNKNANDNIPLYGLDLVYSNGAGFPYGNTVGLTVGNRLPDANLRPEVVYSAEVGGEFQLLNNRINLDVSAYTQRSEGQVITVRIPNTTGFSNLLINVGETKNWGYEAELKYLIARGGKFTWDASLRYSYNDNKVIDLYPGINEFQYGGYSYANTNVIKGERFPILKTDGYQYAPDGSGYVLVNPTTGYPLRQTTLSPRGGTLPRHIAGLGSKVEYGNFGFTFNFEYRGGNVMFSDLGRQMTFTGSGKWTENRFPHLYPNSAILGSDGKTVTPNTTVQVREAEYALWVDSYRLISENFVAPAWFIKLRDINLSYSLPQSLLSKTRLFTGGSIALYGRNILTIVDKKNYYTDPEFSYQGSPSPGDIGLPSTSTAVGIGINNTLQTPPVRQYGVNLNLTF; encoded by the coding sequence ATGCGTAAATTTTTACTGACGCAGTTCTTACTGTGTTTATTTGCTATTCCCTTGCTGGCTCAGGATCGGGCCATCTCTGGAAAGATCACTTCATCAGAAGACGGCTCTGCTCTCCCAGGGGTTAGTATCGTTGTAAAAGGAACAACCCAGGGCACTACAACCAGCGCGGACGGAACTTACAGCATTAATGTCGCTAAGGGAGCTGTACTACAAATCAGCTTTATCGGTTTCCGATCGGAAAGCGTTAAGATCGAAAACCAGACAACTGTAAGCCTGGCTCTGAAACCCGACGCATCGCAACTGCAGGAGATTGTGGTGACGGCGCAGGGCATCCGGAAAAGCCAGCGTGAACTTGGGTATGCCGTATCGAAGGTGGAAACCGGCGACGTCACCGTGGGTCGTTCGCCCCAGTTGGCGCAGGCACTTTCGGGTAAGGTAACGGGCCTGGCGGTTTACAACGTTAACAACAGCGTGGACCCTTCCGTAAAGGTCGTGCTGCGGGGCTACCGGTCGCTGACGGGTAACAACGAAGCCCTGGTCGTGCTGGACGGTATGCAGACTACCTCGACGATTCTGGCTACGATTAACCCCAACGACATTGAGAGTGTCTCGATTCTGAAGGGTGGTCAGGCGGCTACACTATATGGCTCGGCAGGTATCAACGGCGCTATTCTTATCACAACCAAGAAAGGCACTAAAGGCAAACTGCGCGTTAGCTATTCGAACAGCACTAACATTGAGCAGGTCAGCTTTCTGCCCCAGTTCCAGGATAAGTTTGGATCGGGTTCGCACTATTATCCTGCTTTTGGCTCAGCCGGTTACAGCAACGATCCGCTGGTACGGATGCAGGGCAACTGGCGTTCATACGAAAACCAGCAATTTGGTGATCCGTTCGATGGCTCGCAGCGGATCATGGGTCGCACAGCTGAAGACGGTAGTCAGTTGATAGTTCCTTACGCAGCCATTAAGAACGGTCGGCGGAAAGCGTTTAATACGGGCGTGTCGATGAACAACCAGATCAACTTCCAGGGGGGCGATGAAACCAGCTCGTTCTATCTGTCGCTGGAGAATCAGAAGATTGCCGGTATTGTTCCCCACGATAAAAGCGAGCGGACGGGTGCCCGTCTGTCTGGTACTAAAGAATACGGCAAACTGACAGCCAGCTTTAACGCTGCCTATATTCAGGCTGCCTACGACCGGACTACGTCTGACTTCTACAATGACGTGATCAACCAGCCGGCTAACCTGCCGCTGAGTGATCTGCGCGACTGGCAGACCGATCCACTGGCTAACCCGAATGGTTTTTATAACGATTATTATAACAACCCTTATTTTAACGCTGATAATAACCGGGCTAAGTACAAAGACGCGAACCTGAACGGAAACATTAATCTGAACCTGCGCGCAACTCCCTGGCTTACGTTCACGGAACGGCTGGGTGTGATGAACAACTCCCGGACGGGCAAGAATACCACGGGTAAGTTCACCTACACGGACTGGGCCAAGACGAAATCCTTTATTCCTGAGCCTTTCTTCCGCGAAGGTGACGGTACAGGCATCTACCGGGCCATTTCCGATGTTCTCGGCGCTGTGTTGGATTACTCCGGTACGGAGAACGTAGTGAACAACGAGTTCCTGATTCAGGCCGACAAAACATTCGGTGCGTTCCAGAATAAGTTGATTCTGGGTAACAGCGTATATCAGCGTACGACGAAAGGAATAGCCGTTGGGTCAAGCTCCATCGTTGTGCCTGATGTGTACAACGTAGCGAACCGGCAAGGCGAATTAACAGGTGGCGAGAACAATACACTCGAACGCCGGGTGGGTTACTACGCCGACCTGAGCTCGAACTACAAGAACTGGCTGATTCTGAACGGATCGTTCCGCTATGACCAGACGTCGCGATTCTATAAGTCGACGCGGCCGACCAATTCGTGGTCGTACCCATACTATGGAGCGGCCGTTTCGTTCATTGCTACCGATGCACTGCCTATCAAGTCGTCGTTCCTGAACTACGCTAAAATTCGGGCGAACTACAACAAAAATGCCAATGACAACATTCCGCTTTATGGGCTCGATCTGGTCTACAGTAACGGGGCCGGTTTCCCATATGGCAACACGGTTGGTCTGACGGTTGGTAACCGCCTGCCCGATGCAAACCTGCGGCCTGAAGTGGTGTACTCTGCTGAAGTTGGGGGCGAGTTTCAGTTGCTGAACAACCGGATCAACCTCGACGTATCGGCCTATACTCAGCGTTCGGAAGGTCAGGTAATCACGGTTCGCATACCGAACACAACGGGCTTCAGCAACCTGCTGATCAACGTCGGCGAAACCAAGAACTGGGGGTATGAAGCCGAACTGAAATACCTCATCGCCCGCGGTGGCAAGTTTACCTGGGATGCCAGTCTGCGCTATTCATACAACGACAACAAGGTAATTGACCTGTATCCGGGCATCAATGAGTTCCAGTACGGCGGCTACTCTTACGCCAACACGAACGTAATTAAAGGTGAGCGGTTCCCGATCCTGAAAACCGATGGCTATCAGTATGCGCCGGACGGTTCGGGTTACGTACTGGTTAACCCCACTACGGGTTATCCGCTGCGCCAGACGACGCTTTCACCGCGTGGAGGAACTCTGCCCCGCCATATCGCTGGTCTGGGTTCGAAGGTGGAGTACGGTAACTTTGGGTTCACGTTTAACTTCGAATACCGGGGTGGCAACGTAATGTTCAGTGATCTGGGCCGTCAGATGACCTTTACCGGCTCGGGCAAGTGGACTGAAAACCGGTTCCCGCACCTCTACCCCAACTCGGCAATTCTGGGTAGCGACGGAAAAACGGTCACGCCAAACACCACGGTTCAGGTGCGCGAGGCTGAATATGCTCTGTGGGTAGATAGCTACCGGCTGATTTCCGAGAACTTCGTGGCTCCGGCCTGGTTCATCAAGCTCCGGGACATCAACCTGTCGTACTCTCTGCCGCAAAGCCTCTTGTCTAAAACGCGGCTCTTCACCGGCGGCAGCATTGCTCTTTATGGTCGTAACATATTGACGATTGTCGACAAGAAGAACTATTACACGGATCCGGAATTCAGCTATCAGGGCAGTCCGTCTCCGGGCGACATCGGTTTACCGTCGACGAGCACAGCAGTTGGTATTGGTATCAACAATACCTTGCAAACGCCACCGGTACGTCAGTACGGTGTTAATCTTAACCTGACATTCTAA